A window from Lachnoanaerobaculum umeaense encodes these proteins:
- a CDS encoding arsenic resistance protein, protein MKKQDISFFEKNLTLWVLICMVIGVLIGRFIPIVPNALGKLEFYNVSIPTTILLWIMIYHMMLKLGRSGDYAKEFLAD, encoded by the coding sequence TTGAAAAAGCAAGATATAAGTTTCTTTGAAAAAAATCTAACATTATGGGTTTTAATTTGTATGGTTATTGGAGTCTTAATTGGTCGTTTTATTCCAATTGTTCCAAATGCTTTGGGTAAATTAGAGTTTTATAATGTATCAATACCAACAACAATACTACTTTGGATTATGATTTATCATATGATGTTAAAACTTGGACGAAGTGGGGATTATGCCAAGGAGTTTCTTGCTGATTAG
- the tnpA gene encoding IS66 family insertion sequence element accessory protein TnpA, giving the protein MAKYSKEEKERWIEKFKNSGLSIASWARKNGLPISTVTGWVSKLDKKSSTLVR; this is encoded by the coding sequence ATGGCTAAATATTCTAAAGAAGAAAAAGAGCGATGGATTGAGAAATTTAAAAATAGTGGATTAAGTATCGCAAGCTGGGCTAGGAAGAATGGATTACCTATTTCAACAGTCACAGGATGGGTGAGTAAACTTGATAAGAAATCTAGTACCTTGGTCAGATGA
- a CDS encoding IS66 family transposase, with the protein MLPKSLIGKAITYAINQKEYLENFLKDGRIQLSNNLVTQSVKPFVIGRSNWLFANTPNGANASTIIYSIIQSAILNNLIPQKYLTFVFDTIQSGREASSLVPWSDEIPESCKNKKS; encoded by the coding sequence ATCCTTCCTAAAAGTTTAATAGGGAAGGCTATTACTTATGCCATAAATCAAAAAGAGTACTTGGAGAACTTTTTAAAGGATGGAAGAATACAATTAAGTAATAATCTTGTCACGCAAAGTGTGAAGCCATTTGTTATAGGTAGGTCTAATTGGCTATTTGCGAATACACCTAATGGAGCTAATGCCTCAACAATAATATATAGTATAATTCAAAGTGCAATACTTAATAACCTGATACCACAAAAATATCTTACATTTGTTTTTGATACCATACAGTCAGGTAGAGAAGCTTCAAGCCTAGTACCTTGGTCAGATGAGATTCCTGAGAGTTGTAAAAATAAAAAGTCATAG
- a CDS encoding thioredoxin family protein encodes MLFKKKVCCNGASEQGESKIEEKGIYVLGSGCAKCNSLEENVKEALACLNIKEEVKHIRDFTLIAAMGVMTTPALVIDNKVVSYGKVLTTDECVQLIKNSRR; translated from the coding sequence ATGTTATTTAAGAAAAAAGTCTGTTGTAACGGGGCATCGGAACAGGGTGAAAGTAAAATTGAAGAAAAAGGAATCTACGTTTTAGGTTCAGGATGTGCTAAATGCAATTCTTTAGAGGAAAATGTAAAAGAAGCTTTAGCCTGCCTAAATATTAAAGAAGAAGTAAAACACATAAGAGATTTCACACTTATTGCAGCTATGGGAGTAATGACCACACCTGCACTTGTGATTGATAATAAGGTTGTAAGTTATGGAAAAGTTTTAACTACGGATGAATGCGTTCAGCTTATCAAGAATTCAAGAAGATAA
- a CDS encoding SdpI family protein: MNFWIFMLVMNLLIPLTMIIFGYVYDKRPPKKPKSKFAYSGYRTPMSMKNEETWEYAQRFFGKLWFRSGIVLGVISIIPLLFFMGKDKDTVGFAGMIICCVQLVVMLLPVIPTELALRRRFDRYGNRKDK; the protein is encoded by the coding sequence ATGAATTTTTGGATTTTTATGCTGGTAATGAACTTACTTATTCCGTTGACTATGATAATTTTTGGATATGTTTATGATAAAAGACCTCCCAAAAAGCCAAAAAGTAAGTTTGCATATTCTGGATATAGAACGCCAATGTCTATGAAAAATGAAGAAACCTGGGAATATGCACAGAGATTTTTTGGAAAGCTCTGGTTTAGATCCGGTATTGTATTAGGTGTAATAAGCATAATACCATTACTATTTTTTATGGGAAAAGACAAAGACACTGTCGGATTTGCCGGCATGATTATATGTTGTGTTCAGTTAGTTGTAATGCTTTTGCCGGTTATTCCTACGGAATTAGCACTTAGAAGAAGATTTGATAGGTATGGAAACAGGAAGGACAAATAA
- a CDS encoding permease, with product MILLIGEFIQNQILGMKWLNDLIGHILNILGVNLSSRFGASLHFFIYDVIKIGILLCTLIFIISYIQSYFPPERSKKILSKFKGIWGNIISALLGTVTPFCSCSSIPLFIGFTSAGLPLGVTFSFLISSPMVDLGSLVLLMSIFGAKVAIVYVLLGLLIAVIGGIIIEKLGLESEVEDFILNAPRGIQIEDAKIEKRERLLFAKNAVVETFKKVFPYILVGVGIGAIIHNWIPETLIEKILGGNNPLGVVLATLVGVPMYADIFGTIPIAEALLSKGAMLGTILAFMMGVTTLSLPSMIMLRKAIKPKLLYIFIGITTLGIIIVGYIFNLLQNLFI from the coding sequence ATGATTTTGTTAATAGGTGAATTTATACAAAACCAAATTTTAGGAATGAAATGGCTTAACGATTTAATAGGGCATATATTAAATATTTTAGGTGTAAATTTAAGTTCCAGATTTGGAGCGTCACTGCATTTTTTTATTTATGATGTAATAAAAATAGGTATTTTATTATGTACTTTAATTTTTATAATTTCGTATATTCAAAGTTATTTTCCACCTGAACGAAGCAAAAAAATATTATCAAAGTTTAAAGGTATATGGGGAAACATTATATCTGCACTATTAGGTACAGTTACACCATTTTGCTCATGCTCATCGATTCCTCTTTTTATAGGATTTACATCAGCCGGACTTCCGTTAGGTGTTACATTTAGTTTTTTAATATCATCACCTATGGTTGATTTAGGTTCTTTAGTACTGCTTATGAGTATTTTCGGAGCTAAGGTTGCAATAGTGTATGTTTTATTAGGACTTTTAATTGCTGTTATTGGAGGAATTATAATTGAAAAACTCGGTCTTGAAAGTGAAGTGGAAGATTTTATATTAAATGCACCGAGAGGAATTCAAATTGAAGATGCAAAAATTGAGAAGAGAGAAAGATTGCTATTTGCGAAAAATGCAGTAGTAGAAACATTTAAAAAAGTGTTTCCATATATTTTAGTTGGAGTAGGAATTGGAGCGATTATTCATAATTGGATACCAGAAACGTTAATAGAAAAAATACTAGGAGGTAATAATCCGTTAGGTGTAGTTTTAGCAACATTAGTCGGTGTACCAATGTATGCTGATATTTTTGGAACTATACCAATTGCAGAAGCTTTACTTTCAAAAGGAGCGATGCTTGGAACGATTTTAGCTTTTATGATGGGAGTAACTACACTGAGTTTACCGTCAATGATTATGTTAAGAAAGGCAATAAAACCGAAACTTTTATATATTTTTATCGGCATAACAACGTTAGGAATTATAATAGTAGGATATATTTTTAATTTATTACAAAATCTGTTTATTTAA
- a CDS encoding AAA family ATPase: MRPIKLTLSAFGPYAGKIEFDFDKLGTGGLYLITGDTGAGKTTIFDAITYALYGDPSGNNREVSMFRSKYADIKTPTFVRLVFNYKGKEYTIERNPEYERAAQRGSGLTKQTAGVELILPDGKPLTKTKEVDNAINNIIGINREQFCQIAMIAQGDFLKLLISPTKDRIEIFRHIFKTKLYSDLQDRLKSELSVLNNDCSKIKQSISQYISGINCSDSSLLSLDVTKAKKGDLPTDECILLIENLLSEDTLAEKKADNAITEIEKQLDILKINIERGKTYLRAKQDFDQNEINISKLTEEMLSLTKALEEEQKKNSLQNDLAKASAAIEAQLLEYDELSQKESAFKNNALNIEKNNAALTKNNKEIEVLKAQIESLTEESKTLQKSGEQKILFANQKALHKESLSKLDTLLKSMENLKKIDAQYKDAAKKYEAKKAAANEIKISYDLKYDLYLDAQAGILAETLVDNMPCPVCGSTSHPQKAIKPTDVPKKDELDILKAKLAKADDEKTEANKESAKLKGMREEKKDSTVSSIKELLGDIDMNNATYITKAKINELESNIAVLDQKIQAEEKNIARKEYIENELPKSRTKLEDLQKGITSISNEISALSSKNDSLNAEIIDLKSKLRFSSRLEANNEIQKNNAMISKIKRDIELASEREKECSVNLASAKTRREELFKQIEGKQEIDLEAENNNLSELERNKIQLDKKKQNIHSRIVNNRSNCDNIKQKSSELIAIEKKYTWVKALSDTANGNITGKDKIMLETYIQMHYFDRIISRANTRLMIMTGGQYDLIRREEALSKVGQSGLDLDVIDHYNGTTRSVKSLSGGESFKASLALALGLSDEIQSSAGGIQLDTMFIDEGFGSLDEDSLSQAMNALASLASSNKLIGIISHVGELKQKIDKQIVVKKNKTGGSKADIIA, translated from the coding sequence ATGAGACCGATAAAATTAACTCTTTCAGCATTTGGCCCCTATGCCGGAAAGATCGAATTTGACTTTGATAAATTGGGTACAGGTGGACTCTATCTTATAACCGGCGATACAGGTGCCGGTAAAACAACTATATTTGATGCTATTACCTATGCACTCTACGGTGATCCAAGTGGCAATAATAGAGAAGTTTCCATGTTTCGCTCAAAATATGCCGATATTAAAACACCAACATTTGTACGACTTGTTTTCAACTATAAAGGAAAAGAATACACTATTGAAAGAAATCCAGAATATGAAAGAGCTGCACAACGTGGAAGTGGACTTACCAAGCAAACAGCAGGTGTAGAACTTATTCTGCCTGACGGAAAACCTCTTACAAAGACTAAGGAAGTAGACAATGCCATAAATAATATTATAGGCATTAACAGAGAACAGTTTTGCCAAATCGCAATGATTGCACAGGGTGATTTTTTAAAGCTTTTGATTTCGCCTACCAAGGATAGAATTGAAATATTTAGGCATATCTTTAAAACAAAACTTTATTCTGATTTACAGGATAGATTAAAGTCAGAATTATCTGTACTTAATAATGATTGTTCAAAAATCAAACAAAGTATATCACAGTACATAAGTGGAATAAACTGTTCCGATTCTTCGCTTTTATCCCTTGATGTTACAAAGGCAAAAAAAGGTGATTTACCCACAGATGAATGTATCTTACTCATTGAAAATCTACTATCTGAAGATACATTAGCTGAAAAAAAGGCTGATAATGCTATAACTGAAATAGAAAAGCAACTGGATATATTAAAAATAAATATTGAGCGTGGCAAGACTTATCTAAGAGCAAAGCAGGACTTTGATCAAAATGAAATTAATATTTCAAAGCTCACCGAAGAAATGCTGTCTCTTACAAAAGCATTAGAAGAAGAGCAGAAAAAAAATTCTCTTCAGAATGATCTTGCCAAGGCTTCCGCTGCCATAGAAGCGCAGTTGCTTGAGTATGATGAGCTAAGCCAAAAAGAATCAGCCTTTAAAAACAATGCTTTAAATATAGAAAAAAATAATGCTGCACTTACAAAGAACAACAAAGAAATTGAGGTTTTAAAAGCTCAAATAGAAAGTTTGACCGAGGAATCAAAAACTCTGCAAAAATCCGGCGAGCAAAAAATTTTATTTGCAAATCAAAAAGCACTTCATAAGGAGAGTCTGTCAAAGTTGGATACTTTATTAAAGAGCATGGAAAACCTAAAAAAAATTGATGCTCAATACAAAGATGCGGCAAAAAAATATGAAGCAAAAAAAGCTGCGGCAAATGAGATTAAAATATCATATGACTTAAAATATGACCTTTATCTTGATGCTCAAGCAGGTATTTTGGCTGAAACTTTGGTAGATAATATGCCCTGTCCGGTATGTGGTTCCACCTCACATCCACAAAAGGCAATTAAACCTACCGATGTGCCCAAAAAAGATGAACTTGATATCCTTAAAGCTAAGCTTGCAAAAGCAGATGATGAAAAAACCGAGGCAAATAAAGAGTCCGCAAAGTTAAAAGGTATGCGAGAAGAAAAAAAAGATTCTACAGTGTCCTCTATCAAGGAATTACTTGGAGATATTGATATGAACAATGCTACCTATATTACAAAGGCTAAAATAAATGAACTTGAGAGTAATATTGCAGTGCTTGACCAAAAAATCCAAGCAGAAGAAAAAAACATTGCCAGAAAAGAGTATATTGAAAATGAGCTCCCCAAATCTCGTACAAAGCTTGAAGATTTACAAAAAGGTATAACTTCTATAAGCAATGAAATAAGTGCTTTATCATCAAAGAATGATTCACTAAATGCCGAAATTATTGATTTGAAATCCAAACTTAGATTTTCTTCAAGGCTTGAAGCAAACAATGAAATACAAAAAAACAATGCAATGATTTCAAAAATCAAAAGAGATATAGAACTTGCTTCAGAGAGAGAAAAAGAATGTAGTGTAAATCTTGCCTCTGCCAAAACCAGAAGAGAAGAACTTTTTAAACAAATAGAAGGCAAACAGGAAATTGACCTTGAAGCTGAAAATAATAATCTCAGTGAACTTGAAAGAAACAAGATTCAGCTTGACAAAAAAAAGCAAAATATTCATAGCCGAATAGTAAATAATAGGTCAAACTGTGACAATATAAAGCAAAAATCTTCCGAGCTTATAGCTATTGAAAAAAAATACACATGGGTAAAGGCTCTGTCAGATACTGCAAACGGCAACATCACTGGAAAGGATAAAATAATGCTTGAAACCTATATTCAAATGCATTATTTTGACAGAATAATTTCCAGAGCCAACACTAGACTTATGATAATGACCGGTGGTCAATATGACCTTATTCGAAGAGAAGAGGCCCTTAGTAAAGTCGGTCAAAGCGGTCTTGACCTTGATGTAATTGACCACTACAACGGTACTACAAGAAGTGTAAAATCTCTCTCCGGTGGTGAATCATTTAAAGCTTCTTTAGCTTTAGCACTTGGACTCTCTGATGAGATTCAATCATCTGCCGGCGGTATACAGCTAGATACTATGTTTATTGATGAGGGCTTCGGCTCACTTGATGAAGACTCTCTTTCCCAAGCAATGAATGCCCTTGCCTCACTTGCAAGCAGCAATAAGCTTATTGGCATCATCTCCCATGTGGGTGAACTCAAGCAAAAAATCGACAAACAAATCGTTGTTAAAAAGAATAAGACCGGTGGAAGCAAGGCTGATATTATAGCATAA
- a CDS encoding ArsR/SmtB family transcription factor, whose amino-acid sequence MKKYEDNAMVFKALSDSKRLKILDMIHNEEKCACVLLEKLDLTQSGLSYHMRILSEAGIVNFRQDGKWTHYSINEKGIQEAKKILDDYL is encoded by the coding sequence ATGAAAAAATATGAAGATAATGCTATGGTGTTTAAGGCTCTTTCCGATTCAAAAAGATTAAAAATACTAGATATGATCCATAACGAAGAAAAATGTGCCTGTGTACTACTTGAAAAACTTGATTTGACTCAGTCCGGATTATCTTATCATATGAGAATTTTAAGTGAAGCAGGTATAGTAAATTTCAGACAGGATGGAAAATGGACGCATTACAGTATTAATGAAAAAGGGATACAAGAAGCAAAAAAAATATTAGACGATTATCTATAA
- a CDS encoding exonuclease SbcCD subunit D — MKLMHLSDLHLGKRVNEFSMLEDQVYIINKIISIIDDKKPDGIILAGDIYDKPIPPAEAVELFDVFLYKLSQRNIKVFIISGNHDSAERIAFGSRLFDKSGIYLSPVYDGKISPIELNDDYGKINIYMLPFIKPVHVRRFFPDEEISSYTDAVYTVIKNMNMDNDIRNILITHQFVTGSSRTESEDISVGGSDNVDSIVFKDFDYVALGHIHRSQSCGSEYIRYCGTPLKYSFSEANDTKSITLLDINEKGNIKLDFIPLTPLRDMVEIKGTYNELILKSFYENTTLQKDYVHITLTDEEDIPDVITKLRVVYKNIMKLDYDNNRTRSISEISLINDMESKSPLELFDIFYESRNGQYLSDVQRDFMENIIEDIWRNKQ, encoded by the coding sequence ATGAAGCTTATGCATCTATCCGATTTACACCTTGGAAAGCGTGTAAACGAATTTTCTATGTTGGAAGACCAAGTCTATATAATTAATAAGATTATAAGTATAATAGACGATAAAAAACCTGACGGCATAATACTTGCCGGAGATATATATGACAAGCCCATTCCACCTGCTGAAGCTGTGGAACTTTTCGATGTCTTCTTATACAAGCTTTCACAAAGAAATATAAAGGTATTTATAATAAGTGGCAATCATGATTCTGCCGAGCGTATTGCCTTTGGCTCCAGACTTTTTGATAAGTCCGGTATATATCTTTCCCCTGTATATGATGGAAAGATTTCACCTATTGAACTAAATGATGATTATGGCAAGATAAATATATACATGTTGCCATTTATTAAGCCTGTGCATGTCAGAAGATTCTTCCCTGATGAAGAAATATCCTCATACACAGATGCAGTGTACACTGTAATCAAAAATATGAATATGGATAATGATATTAGAAATATTCTTATAACTCACCAATTTGTTACCGGTTCTTCGCGTACAGAATCTGAAGATATTTCTGTTGGTGGTAGTGATAATGTAGATTCCATAGTTTTCAAAGACTTTGACTATGTAGCACTTGGACATATTCACCGCTCTCAAAGCTGCGGAAGTGAATATATAAGATATTGTGGCACACCGCTAAAATACTCATTTTCTGAAGCAAATGATACAAAGAGTATAACACTACTTGATATCAATGAAAAAGGTAATATAAAACTTGATTTTATACCTCTCACACCACTTCGTGATATGGTAGAAATAAAAGGTACTTACAACGAACTTATACTTAAAAGTTTTTATGAGAATACTACATTACAAAAGGATTATGTTCATATAACATTGACAGATGAAGAAGATATACCTGATGTCATAACCAAGCTACGTGTAGTTTATAAGAATATTATGAAGCTTGACTATGACAATAATAGAACCAGAAGTATTTCTGAAATTAGCCTTATTAATGATATGGAGTCTAAATCTCCACTCGAATTATTTGATATATTCTATGAATCAAGAAATGGACAATATTTGAGTGATGTACAAAGAGATTTTATGGAAAATATTATTGAGGATATTTGGAGGAATAAACAATGA
- a CDS encoding IS66 family transposase produces MFPKSLIGKAITYAINQKEYLENFLKDGRIQLSNNLAEQSVKPFVIGRSNWLFANTPNGANASTIIYSIIQSAILNNLIPQKYLTFVFDTIQSGRDASHLVPW; encoded by the coding sequence ATCTTTCCTAAAAGTTTAATAGGGAAGGCTATTACTTATGCCATAAATCAAAAAGAGTACTTGGAGAACTTTTTAAAGGATGGAAGAATACAATTAAGTAATAATCTTGCAGAGCAAAGTGTGAAGCCATTTGTTATAGGTAGGTCTAATTGGCTATTTGCGAATACACCTAATGGAGCTAATGCCTCAACAATAATATATAGTATAATTCAAAGTGCAATACTTAATAACCTGATACCACAAAAATATCTTACATTTGTTTTTGATACCATACAGTCAGGTAGAGATGCTTCACATTTAGTACCTTGGTAA
- a CDS encoding IS66 family transposase, giving the protein MGYKKLVGKTLCGCLVHAKRKFHEAYEINKSNEYAKQ; this is encoded by the coding sequence GTGGGATATAAAAAGTTGGTAGGAAAGACGCTATGTGGCTGCCTTGTACATGCGAAGAGAAAGTTCCATGAGGCATATGAGATTAATAAGAGTAATGAATATGCAAAACAATGA